A portion of the Hoylesella buccalis ATCC 35310 genome contains these proteins:
- a CDS encoding glycogen debranching enzyme N-terminal domain-containing protein codes for MSYLKFERAFMTNLEESLQRELLRTNRSGAYSCSTIVDCNTRKYHGLLVVPVPELDDDNHVLLSSLDVTVIQHGAAFNLGLHKYQGDHFSPNGHKYIREFNCDKVPTTIYRVGGVLLKKEVVFQHYEDRILICYTLLDAHSETTLRFKPFLAFRSVRQFTHENATASRDFAQVDKGIKTCMYLGYPELFMQFSKDNEFVFQPDWYRGVEYPKERERGYASNEDLYVPGYFELNIKKGEQVVFSASTSSCDPKELQQLFGEEVEARSPRDNFFHCLVNAAHQFHNRTSEDERYILAGYPWFKCRARDTFIALPGLTLSIEEQDYFELVMATAMRGLTEFMEGRPLTVKIYEIEQPDVLLWAVWAIQQYGKEAGMEQCISRYYQFVLKIVDFIESGRHPNLSLESNALLKSNGRDKPVTWMNSIANGRPVVPRSGYIVEFNALWYNALKYVAALAEESGDLKTVDHYEALAKKCQESFVNTFYNEHGYLFDYVDDGRPDWSVRPNMIFPVAFDYSPLTQEQKKNVLDVCTRELLTPKGLRSLSPKSNGYNPMYVGPQTQRDHAYHQGTAWPWLGGFYMEACLKLYKRTRLSFIERQMVGYEDEMMQHCLGTIPELFDGNPPFHGRGAISYAMNVAEVLRTLELLEKYKY; via the coding sequence ATGAGCTATCTTAAATTTGAACGGGCTTTCATGACTAATTTGGAGGAATCTCTTCAGAGAGAATTGCTGCGTACCAATCGGTCGGGAGCCTATTCCTGTTCTACCATTGTGGATTGCAACACCCGCAAGTATCACGGCTTGTTGGTTGTTCCTGTCCCCGAACTTGACGATGATAATCATGTGTTATTGTCGTCGTTGGATGTTACGGTCATCCAACATGGTGCAGCGTTCAACCTGGGTTTGCACAAATATCAGGGCGATCATTTCAGTCCGAATGGACACAAGTATATTCGCGAGTTCAATTGTGACAAAGTTCCTACGACCATCTATCGGGTAGGTGGAGTGTTGTTGAAGAAAGAGGTGGTTTTCCAACACTATGAAGACCGAATCTTGATATGCTATACGCTGCTGGATGCACACTCTGAAACCACCTTGCGTTTCAAACCTTTCTTGGCTTTCCGTAGCGTTCGACAGTTCACGCACGAAAATGCGACGGCTAGCAGAGACTTTGCGCAAGTGGACAAGGGCATCAAGACATGTATGTACCTAGGTTACCCCGAGCTGTTCATGCAGTTTTCTAAAGACAATGAGTTTGTGTTCCAGCCCGATTGGTATCGTGGAGTGGAGTATCCTAAAGAACGTGAGCGTGGCTATGCGTCCAATGAAGATCTCTATGTGCCCGGATATTTCGAGCTGAACATCAAGAAAGGAGAGCAGGTCGTGTTCTCGGCATCTACCTCTTCCTGCGATCCGAAAGAGCTGCAACAACTCTTCGGCGAAGAAGTAGAGGCGCGTAGTCCGCGCGACAATTTCTTTCACTGTCTGGTCAACGCTGCCCATCAGTTCCACAATCGTACATCTGAAGACGAACGGTACATCCTGGCTGGTTATCCCTGGTTTAAGTGTAGGGCGCGCGATACGTTTATCGCCCTGCCTGGATTGACCTTGTCTATCGAGGAACAAGACTATTTTGAGTTAGTGATGGCAACGGCCATGAGAGGTCTCACCGAGTTTATGGAAGGCAGGCCGTTGACCGTAAAAATATATGAGATAGAGCAGCCCGACGTGTTGTTGTGGGCGGTATGGGCCATTCAGCAATACGGTAAGGAGGCTGGAATGGAACAATGTATCAGTCGGTATTATCAATTTGTGTTGAAAATCGTTGATTTCATCGAGTCTGGACGCCATCCTAATCTCAGCCTCGAGAGTAATGCACTGCTCAAGTCGAATGGCAGAGATAAGCCAGTGACATGGATGAACTCTATCGCAAATGGTCGCCCAGTTGTTCCACGTTCGGGGTACATCGTTGAGTTTAATGCGCTATGGTACAATGCGCTGAAGTATGTAGCAGCCTTGGCAGAAGAAAGCGGAGACCTAAAAACCGTAGATCATTATGAAGCTTTGGCGAAAAAATGCCAGGAATCGTTTGTGAATACCTTCTATAACGAACACGGTTATCTGTTTGATTATGTGGATGATGGGCGCCCCGATTGGAGCGTTCGACCCAATATGATATTCCCTGTTGCCTTTGATTATTCACCGCTTACACAAGAGCAGAAGAAAAATGTGTTGGATGTTTGTACACGAGAATTGCTAACGCCAAAGGGATTGCGTTCGTTGTCACCCAAAAGCAATGGTTACAACCCCATGTATGTGGGGCCGCAGACGCAGCGCGACCATGCCTATCATCAGGGAACGGCATGGCCTTGGCTGGGTGGTTTTTACATGGAAGCGTGTCTGAAATTGTACAAACGAACGAGATTGAGTTTCATCGAGCGTCAGATGGTGGGCTATGAGGACGAGATGATGCAGCACTGCTTGGGTACGATTCCCGAGTTGTTTGATGGCAATCCGCCGTTCCATGGGCGTGGAG
- a CDS encoding diacylglycerol/lipid kinase family protein yields the protein MAIDNKRWGIIYCPKSNALRPQKHWERIERSLKANGVEYDYVQSENSASVSRLVKMFINSGYKTIVIVGGDSALNDTINCMMQADSQLRDEISLGLIPNGLMNDFAHFWNMREGEEERIIKALKKHRVKKLDLGCMRYTNKNGEACRRYFLNCVNIGFIAAIMNLRRKTRRLFGSRTLSFFFSFALLIFQRLDYKMHLKINTDIIKRKVMTVCVGNSLGYGQTPNAVPYNGQLDVSVVYHPEMTQLFEGIYLFLRGKFLNHKSVHPYRTKKVEVFTAEHAMVGIDGRLMKTPVGKFTLSIEPEAINFLLPD from the coding sequence ATGGCTATTGACAACAAACGGTGGGGGATTATTTACTGCCCCAAGAGCAATGCTTTAAGACCACAGAAACATTGGGAGCGCATCGAAAGAAGCCTGAAAGCCAATGGGGTGGAATACGACTATGTGCAAAGCGAGAATTCCGCAAGCGTGAGTCGTTTGGTCAAGATGTTCATCAATTCGGGGTACAAGACGATTGTCATCGTTGGCGGCGACTCGGCTCTCAATGACACCATCAACTGCATGATGCAGGCCGATTCGCAGCTGCGTGACGAGATTTCTTTAGGACTTATCCCCAATGGACTGATGAACGACTTTGCCCATTTCTGGAATATGCGGGAAGGCGAGGAAGAGCGTATCATCAAAGCGCTGAAAAAACACCGTGTCAAGAAATTGGATTTGGGTTGCATGCGGTACACTAATAAAAACGGTGAGGCGTGCAGGCGCTATTTCTTGAATTGTGTGAACATAGGCTTCATCGCAGCCATCATGAACCTGCGCCGCAAAACACGCCGCTTATTTGGGTCGCGAACCCTGTCGTTCTTTTTTTCTTTCGCCTTGTTAATCTTCCAACGACTGGATTATAAAATGCATCTCAAGATTAATACCGATATCATTAAGCGTAAGGTGATGACGGTGTGCGTGGGTAACTCGCTGGGATATGGCCAAACGCCAAACGCCGTTCCCTACAACGGCCAGTTGGATGTTTCTGTGGTCTATCATCCCGAAATGACCCAACTTTTTGAGGGTATCTATTTGTTTTTGCGAGGTAAGTTCCTCAATCACAAGAGTGTACACCCTTATCGTACCAAAAAGGTTGAAGTGTTTACGGCCGAACATGCCATGGTGGGTATTGATGGACGACTGATGAAGACGCCGGTTGGAAAATTCACGTTGTCGATAGAACCCGAAGCCATCAATTTCTTGTTGCCAGACTAA
- the miaA gene encoding tRNA (adenosine(37)-N6)-dimethylallyltransferase MiaA yields the protein MLTILGPTASGKTAFAAHLAADIGAEIISADSRQVYRGMDIGTGKDLSDYVVHKQIPYHLIDIVDAGEKYNLFRYQQDFHAAYEDIVSRGIIPILCGGTGLYIEAVLKGYALSPVPQNEHLRQQLSGKSLAELTDILIDLKHKNHSVMHNQSDVDTAQRAIRAIEIETHLLQHPMPQRALPPIDACIIGLRIDREERRKKITDRLKHRLENGMIEEIQGLLASGIPPENLIYYGLEYKYVTEYVIGKTTYDEMFQQLEIAIHQFAKRQMTWFRGMERRGFVIHWIDATLPMEEKIIRTKEIYGY from the coding sequence ATGTTAACAATCTTAGGTCCAACGGCCAGTGGGAAAACGGCATTTGCAGCCCATCTTGCAGCCGATATCGGTGCTGAAATCATTAGCGCCGACAGCCGACAGGTGTATCGAGGGATGGATATCGGTACAGGCAAAGACCTCTCTGACTATGTCGTTCACAAGCAAATTCCCTATCATTTGATTGACATTGTTGATGCTGGAGAGAAGTACAATCTGTTCCGGTATCAGCAAGATTTTCATGCAGCATACGAGGATATTGTTTCCAGAGGCATCATTCCCATCCTCTGTGGCGGCACTGGTCTGTACATAGAAGCCGTGTTGAAAGGTTATGCGCTGTCGCCCGTGCCCCAGAATGAGCATCTGAGGCAGCAGCTAAGCGGCAAGTCTTTGGCCGAATTGACGGACATATTGATTGATTTGAAGCATAAAAACCATTCGGTGATGCACAATCAATCTGACGTAGATACAGCGCAGCGCGCCATCAGGGCCATTGAGATTGAAACCCATCTATTGCAGCATCCCATGCCCCAACGCGCACTGCCACCCATTGACGCATGCATCATCGGACTGCGCATTGACAGGGAAGAACGCCGGAAAAAGATTACTGACAGACTGAAACACCGATTGGAAAATGGCATGATCGAGGAGATTCAAGGGTTATTGGCTTCAGGTATACCGCCCGAAAATCTTATCTATTATGGATTGGAATATAAGTATGTAACCGAGTATGTCATTGGAAAAACTACCTATGACGAGATGTTTCAGCAACTCGAAATTGCCATCCATCAGTTTGCCAAGCGACAAATGACTTGGTTCAGGGGAATGGAACGGCGAGGGTTCGTCATCCATTGGATTGACGCGACGCTGCCCATGGAGGAAAAAATAATAAGAACGAAAGAGATATATGGCTATTGA
- the gap gene encoding type I glyceraldehyde-3-phosphate dehydrogenase — protein sequence MIKIGINGFGRIGRFVFRASLEEANAKDVVVVGINDLCPVDYLAYMLKYDTMHGQFNGTIEYDVEKSELIVNGNKIRVTAERNPADLKWDEIGAEYVVESTGLFLTKEKSQAHIQAGAKYVVMSAPSKDDTPMFVCGVNHEKYEKGTQFVSNASCTTNCLAPIAKVLNDKFGITDGLMTTVHSTTATQKTVDGPSMKDWRGGRAASGNIIPSSTGAAKAVGKVIPELNGKLTGMSMRVPTLDVSVVDLTVNLAKPASYDEICKAMKDASEGELKGILGYTEEAVVSSDFLGDPRTSIFDAKAGIALTDTFVKVVSWYDNEIGYSHKVVELIKHMAKVNG from the coding sequence ATGATTAAAATTGGTATTAACGGTTTTGGCCGTATCGGTCGTTTCGTTTTCCGTGCTTCTTTGGAAGAGGCTAATGCAAAAGACGTAGTAGTTGTAGGTATTAACGACCTTTGTCCAGTTGATTACTTGGCATACATGCTGAAATATGACACCATGCACGGTCAGTTCAACGGTACAATCGAGTATGACGTTGAGAAGTCTGAACTGATTGTGAACGGTAACAAGATTCGTGTGACCGCAGAACGCAACCCTGCTGACTTGAAGTGGGATGAGATTGGAGCAGAATATGTTGTTGAGTCAACAGGTTTGTTCTTGACCAAAGAGAAATCACAGGCTCACATCCAGGCTGGTGCCAAATATGTTGTGATGTCAGCTCCTTCTAAGGACGACACTCCAATGTTTGTTTGCGGTGTAAACCACGAGAAGTATGAGAAGGGTACACAGTTCGTTTCTAACGCATCTTGCACCACCAACTGCTTGGCTCCTATCGCTAAGGTGTTGAATGACAAGTTTGGTATCACCGATGGTTTGATGACCACTGTACACTCTACTACCGCTACACAGAAGACTGTTGACGGTCCTTCTATGAAGGATTGGCGTGGTGGTCGTGCCGCTTCTGGCAACATCATTCCTTCTTCAACAGGTGCTGCTAAGGCTGTAGGTAAGGTGATTCCTGAGTTGAACGGCAAGCTGACAGGTATGTCTATGCGTGTTCCTACTTTGGACGTTTCTGTTGTTGACTTGACCGTTAACTTGGCTAAGCCAGCTTCATACGACGAGATTTGCAAGGCTATGAAGGACGCTTCTGAGGGCGAACTGAAGGGTATTCTTGGATACACTGAAGAGGCTGTTGTTTCTTCTGACTTCTTGGGCGACCCACGTACCTCTATCTTCGACGCTAAGGCAGGTATCGCTTTGACAGACACCTTCGTAAAGGTTGTATCTTGGTACGATAATGAAATTGGTTACTCACACAAGGTTGTTGAGTTGATCAAGCACATGGCAAAGGTTAATGGCTAA
- the mscL gene encoding large-conductance mechanosensitive channel protein MscL — translation MKKFLNEFKTFAMRGNVVDMAVGVIIGGAFGKIVSSLVDDIIMPPIGFLLGGVNFKDLSIKLGEKLSEDGKSMEAVTLNYGNFIQQTVDFLIIAFCVFLLVKAVMKFTKKNEEEPEPAKPEPTTEEKLLTEIRDLLKNK, via the coding sequence ATGAAGAAGTTTTTAAATGAGTTCAAAACATTTGCCATGCGTGGCAATGTGGTTGACATGGCTGTCGGTGTAATCATCGGAGGTGCCTTTGGTAAAATTGTATCATCCCTCGTGGATGACATCATCATGCCTCCCATTGGTTTTCTGCTTGGCGGTGTCAACTTTAAAGACTTGAGTATCAAACTGGGCGAGAAACTCTCAGAAGATGGCAAGAGCATGGAAGCCGTAACATTGAACTATGGCAACTTTATTCAGCAGACGGTTGATTTCCTAATTATCGCCTTCTGTGTATTCTTGCTCGTCAAAGCAGTCATGAAATTCACTAAGAAGAATGAAGAAGAGCCTGAACCAGCAAAACCTGAACCCACAACAGAAGAGAAACTCTTGACGGAGATTCGTGACTTGCTGAAGAACAAATAA
- a CDS encoding SIMPL domain-containing protein, with protein MKGQVLSAALIAFSIVVLGFAIKGGIDNFVNKDHKVTVKGLSEKEVEADKVTWPILSKEIGNDLPQLYKNIANTQAIIKNFLLSNGISESEISVNAPSVIDMNANQYSSNESRYRYNITSSITVTSKKVKLVRSIIAKQGSLLKEGVAIVDGGYENPVKYEYVSFAAMKPKMMEEAIDNAEKTAQQFAENSRSKLNKITSADQGQFSIEDRDSNTPYIKKVRVVTTITYSLKD; from the coding sequence ATGAAAGGACAAGTTTTATCTGCGGCACTCATCGCCTTCAGTATCGTCGTTTTAGGATTTGCGATAAAGGGCGGTATCGATAACTTTGTGAACAAAGACCACAAGGTAACGGTAAAAGGATTGTCGGAAAAAGAGGTTGAGGCGGACAAAGTGACATGGCCCATCTTATCAAAAGAAATTGGCAACGACCTGCCACAGCTGTATAAGAACATTGCCAACACACAGGCCATCATCAAGAATTTCTTGCTGAGTAACGGTATATCTGAAAGCGAAATCAGCGTCAACGCACCCTCGGTGATTGACATGAATGCCAACCAATATTCCAGCAATGAGTCGCGTTATCGCTATAACATCACCTCATCGATAACCGTAACATCGAAGAAAGTAAAGTTGGTGAGAAGCATTATCGCCAAACAAGGCAGCTTACTCAAGGAAGGAGTGGCCATTGTGGATGGTGGATATGAGAATCCTGTGAAATACGAGTATGTGTCTTTCGCGGCCATGAAACCCAAGATGATGGAGGAAGCCATTGATAATGCTGAGAAAACAGCCCAGCAATTTGCCGAAAACAGTCGCAGCAAACTGAACAAGATTACCAGTGCTGATCAAGGACAGTTCTCCATTGAGGACCGTGATTCCAACACGCCTTACATCAAAAAAGTAAGAGTGGTGACCACCATTACCTATTCTTTGAAAGATTAG
- a CDS encoding deoxynucleoside kinase, with the protein MHIAIAGNIGSGKTTLTNMLVKHYGWTPKLESVDINPYLDDYYRSIERWAFNLEVYFLKQRFHDLLDIAQSKETIVQDRSIYEGVYVFAANNRDMGHLSDRDFNTYMELFEAMMMAVKLPDLMIYLRSSVPNLVGHIQKRGRDYEQAIPLEYLTNLNERYEDFILNKYQGKKLIIEADALDFEHNPKDFSGIIDKIDAQLFGLFGNL; encoded by the coding sequence GTGCATATAGCCATCGCAGGAAACATCGGAAGCGGCAAGACAACCCTCACAAACATGTTGGTTAAACACTATGGGTGGACGCCTAAATTGGAATCGGTGGACATCAATCCATATTTGGACGACTACTATCGATCCATTGAACGATGGGCTTTTAACCTTGAAGTTTACTTCTTGAAGCAACGTTTTCATGACTTGCTGGATATAGCTCAATCGAAAGAAACCATCGTACAAGACCGTTCGATATACGAAGGGGTATATGTGTTTGCCGCCAACAACCGAGATATGGGTCATTTGTCTGACAGAGATTTCAATACTTACATGGAACTGTTTGAGGCTATGATGATGGCTGTCAAGCTTCCTGACCTCATGATTTACCTCCGTTCGTCTGTTCCCAACCTGGTTGGACACATCCAAAAGCGCGGTAGAGACTACGAACAGGCCATTCCACTGGAGTATCTCACGAACCTTAACGAGCGTTACGAAGATTTTATCCTCAATAAATACCAAGGCAAAAAGCTCATCATTGAGGCGGACGCGCTTGACTTTGAGCACAATCCGAAAGACTTTTCAGGAATCATCGACAAGATTGATGCGCAACTGTTCGGCCTCTTTGGCAATCTGTAA
- a CDS encoding deoxynucleoside kinase: MHIAIAGNIGSGKTTLTTMLAKRYNWIPQFEPVDDNPYLDDFYADMTRWSFNLQIYFLNKRFRDVVAISKSNDTIIQDRTIFEDACIFAPNLHSMGMMSDRDFDNYTDLFNLMMSLVKLPDLLIYIRSGIPNLVSHIQKRGREFEKSIRIDYLQGLNTLYENWISTYKGNLMIVDGDRLHFKENPQDFKEITDMIDDRLYGLFPLDVK; this comes from the coding sequence ATGCACATAGCCATTGCTGGAAACATAGGAAGCGGCAAGACAACCCTCACTACCATGCTTGCCAAACGATATAATTGGATACCACAATTCGAGCCAGTAGACGACAATCCGTATCTGGATGATTTCTATGCCGACATGACACGATGGTCGTTCAACTTGCAAATCTACTTTCTCAACAAGCGGTTCAGAGACGTAGTTGCCATCAGCAAGAGCAACGACACCATCATTCAAGACCGCACTATCTTTGAAGATGCCTGCATCTTCGCACCCAACTTGCACAGCATGGGTATGATGAGCGACCGCGATTTTGACAACTATACAGACCTTTTCAACCTCATGATGTCGCTCGTGAAGTTGCCTGATCTCTTGATTTACATCCGTTCAGGGATTCCAAACCTGGTTTCTCACATCCAAAAACGTGGTCGTGAATTTGAAAAATCCATCCGAATAGACTACTTACAAGGGCTCAACACGCTCTACGAAAACTGGATTAGCACGTACAAAGGGAACCTCATGATTGTTGATGGCGACCGCCTTCATTTCAAAGAAAACCCACAAGATTTCAAGGAGATTACAGATATGATTGATGACCGATTGTATGGTTTGTTCCCGCTTGACGTGAAATAG
- a CDS encoding tetratricopeptide repeat protein, whose product MSGFISMLRCTLDAFSFREKACILSVFILFFMSLLPLNGFAQQREALRDSLKKATAALEYHPDSVDLRLKKAAWNLQLEQWQYAKDEYDRVLNKNQDNIAALYYRAFANQKLGRYNFARLDYENLLQRVPGHFSALLGLALLNQKDKHHTEALNQINLLVSQHADSAVAYAARAGIEVEQGMLELGEYDYSEAIKRDQKNTDYLLNRAELRIQLGKTEKAREDLDRLVSLGVPRPALKNWYRRLKR is encoded by the coding sequence ATGAGTGGTTTTATCAGCATGTTGAGATGTACTTTAGATGCTTTTTCTTTCAGGGAAAAGGCGTGCATCTTGTCTGTTTTCATACTCTTTTTCATGTCTCTTTTGCCTTTAAACGGTTTTGCACAACAGCGTGAAGCGTTGCGTGATAGTTTGAAGAAGGCCACCGCAGCCTTGGAATATCATCCTGATAGTGTGGACTTGCGGTTGAAAAAAGCTGCGTGGAATTTACAATTAGAGCAGTGGCAGTATGCTAAAGACGAGTATGATAGGGTGTTGAACAAAAATCAAGACAACATCGCTGCCTTGTATTATCGGGCTTTCGCCAATCAAAAATTGGGGAGATATAATTTTGCCCGACTTGATTATGAGAATCTGTTGCAAAGAGTTCCCGGACATTTTTCTGCGCTTTTAGGTCTGGCTTTGCTCAATCAGAAGGACAAACACCATACGGAAGCACTTAATCAGATTAACCTGTTGGTGAGTCAACATGCCGACAGTGCGGTGGCTTATGCCGCTCGTGCGGGAATTGAAGTAGAGCAGGGGATGCTTGAGTTGGGCGAATACGATTATTCAGAGGCCATCAAAAGGGATCAGAAAAATACTGATTATCTGCTGAACAGAGCCGAACTGCGCATTCAATTGGGTAAAACTGAAAAGGCAAGAGAAGATCTTGACCGTCTTGTGTCATTAGGTGTTCCGCGCCCAGCTCTCAAGAATTGGTATAGAAGACTGAAGCGATGA
- the dnaB gene encoding replicative DNA helicase, producing MATTKNKRPTPIDNSYAHVQPQATDVERVVLGALMIDKDAFSIISEILRPESFYEPRHQKIFHAIQSLTMEEKPVDIITVTDQLKREGTLEEIGGAAYVVELSAQVASSANIEYHAKILSQKSLARQLISYASVIETKAFDESQDIDELMQEAESDLFTLSQTNMKKDYTQIDPVIAQATEILQKASANTGDLTGIPSGYTKLDGITSGWQKSDLVIIAGRPAMGKTSFALSIAKNIAVDHHEPIAFFSLEMNNVQLVNRLISNTCEIAGNKILSGQLTADEWKRFDTKVRNLMGTPIYIDDTPGLSIFELRTKARRLVREKGVKIIMIDYLQLMNANGMRFGNRQEEVSTISRSLKGLAKELDIPVLALSQLSRNVENRDGLEGKRPQLSDLRESGAIEQDADLVLFVHRPEYYRLYEDNNGVDLRGKAQIIIAKHRKGATGDVLLNFRGEYTRFENLDEGYSMPIPEGGEFMESRLNGGFPPPESTPLGDLPPAEPVPF from the coding sequence ATGGCCACTACCAAAAACAAGCGTCCAACACCGATAGATAACTCTTATGCGCATGTTCAGCCACAAGCAACTGACGTAGAAAGAGTTGTTCTGGGGGCACTGATGATAGACAAAGACGCTTTTTCCATCATTTCCGAGATTCTTCGTCCTGAGTCATTCTACGAGCCAAGGCACCAGAAGATTTTCCATGCCATCCAGTCGTTGACGATGGAGGAGAAGCCGGTTGACATCATCACCGTGACCGATCAGCTGAAAAGAGAGGGGACGTTGGAGGAGATAGGGGGTGCTGCCTATGTAGTGGAGCTTAGTGCACAGGTTGCGTCATCAGCCAACATTGAGTATCATGCCAAAATACTTTCGCAGAAATCGCTGGCTCGTCAGTTGATTTCTTATGCCAGTGTCATCGAAACCAAGGCGTTTGATGAGTCGCAGGATATAGATGAATTGATGCAAGAAGCCGAAAGTGATCTCTTCACGTTGTCGCAAACCAACATGAAGAAGGACTATACGCAAATTGATCCTGTGATTGCCCAAGCAACGGAAATACTGCAAAAGGCATCTGCTAACACAGGTGATTTGACGGGAATACCTTCTGGATATACCAAATTGGATGGCATTACAAGTGGCTGGCAGAAGTCTGACTTGGTGATTATTGCGGGTCGTCCGGCCATGGGAAAAACGTCGTTTGCACTTTCTATTGCTAAGAATATCGCTGTAGATCATCATGAACCTATTGCCTTTTTCTCACTGGAAATGAACAATGTACAGTTGGTAAACCGCTTGATATCCAATACTTGTGAGATTGCGGGCAACAAGATTCTGAGTGGACAATTGACTGCTGATGAATGGAAACGTTTTGATACGAAAGTGAGAAACCTGATGGGTACACCTATTTATATAGATGACACGCCCGGACTGAGTATCTTTGAGCTAAGAACCAAGGCGCGTAGGCTGGTCAGAGAGAAAGGCGTAAAGATTATCATGATAGACTATTTGCAGCTGATGAATGCCAATGGCATGCGGTTTGGCAACCGTCAGGAGGAGGTTTCTACTATCTCCCGCTCACTAAAGGGACTGGCTAAAGAGCTGGATATCCCAGTACTGGCTCTGTCACAGTTGAGCCGTAACGTGGAGAATCGCGATGGATTGGAGGGAAAACGACCGCAGTTGAGCGACCTTCGAGAGTCGGGTGCCATTGAGCAGGATGCCGACTTGGTGCTGTTTGTGCACAGACCGGAGTATTATCGGTTGTATGAAGACAACAATGGGGTGGACTTACGAGGTAAAGCTCAAATCATCATAGCCAAGCATCGTAAAGGTGCGACGGGCGATGTGCTGCTTAATTTCCGTGGCGAGTATACGCGTTTTGAAAACTTGGACGAAGGTTATTCGATGCCAATTCCAGAAGGTGGGGAGTTTATGGAGTCGCGTCTTAATGGAGGTTTCCCACCTCCAGAGTCCACACCTTTAGGAGATTTGCCTCCAGCAGAGCCTGTTCCGTTTTGA